The region tttctcagtttgtctcccatagttgaggtctatctatgatgtaaattacagacgcctctcatctttttaagtggtggaacttgcactattgctgactgactaaatacttttttgccccactgtatgtatccaactagttgattgtcagaaatgttcaataatgttaatggaaggatgaggacaggaagtgaacccgtaggggttagtggcgagtcctcttaggagccatatagagatggctcagtgatctcaaactgaaagaaaaatatgttctatactgtgtatagtagtggaaggacagaaggctcgggctgaaaggagcggccctgtaatagaaaggagaggcagtaggtctggagccgttaggacaggcggtcctgcagacgtaaagtaggagaatgtagcacagttgctcaagccttataatgtattataagaaggtctttagtggatttagagtgtacatccttaaaggcaatgttgaattaaggtttaaaaattttgcacttagtagaatatccggttgggtaagaaaagttatttaaaagtatttaaccatgtttgtaacgttcaagtgtcctcacctcccataaagggaagcctgttcaaatatgcttattgttattgcactcacaaaaattgtatgtctttttgctgacatgtattgttgttttcttcccagtcccggagtactggatttaactgggggggggggggggggggggggaagtgcagcaccccagagtcctggtcgttgcagtactgtggctccgccgctaaggggggctatggtacgtctgatggcactgaaggagttcatctgaccaggtatcacatacaccaatacatttcacagtcgggcctccagggggagctaagggtgctatttattaggccactcttcaccactgtgggtaaaactgggggtcaggcaggaggttagaaagaaagctgactgggttggaaccagacaacaccttgtggcagggggtgttgtgggggaagattcggtagggtccctgtcaggtttgggaccctgacagaggcctggcaacaggaaagaacatcacgggaccgtgcctgctcagcatagtggcggtgccctaagaaaggatcagaagcgagatatattgtgctgagtgagaaacgagatcaaagcaagaaggagaataccagtaggagtcgtgctgtaagaccgaggcaacatcctactgaggcgcacaaccgtcggccggaacgccgaggaagtattactatattcagcttcaggcaatacttcaaaccaacggcaggacagtcagtcacaggtgggctgtctcacctaaatcacctatgcagacttggggggcaacctgtggagaggggcgactctagggtcccggaagagctccgagcctacccgtcatacgggtgcgtcccaaccataacaccgggagggatggaggattagcaggacatcatctaatcgagttgtgagggaacatgagaaacagacacaacagttgtggggactatcccgtaagcacagcaggggaggaccacaacacatagcgcaagcaggaaggcacagatttccacctgtgaagggaactctggaggtgccatcggaccggctggacttgcgcagcccggttaaccgtattccagactaaggatcctgaagccttcagtaaagaggtaaagagactgcaacctggtgtcctcgttatttactgcgacccgcaccaatacagcatcaccacccacacctttcattgggcgcccctcagcagggtcacggaccgggtctagccaccgtgacaaccccagagcagagacttagaggcccggtaccgggtacccctcggccctgcggcagtgggggcgctacactcacacagaccgctctccagcgaccaatgatgccaaggtccccgggtaaccatcgggttgctgagcgcagggctgcgcttagtaacctgatgtttaccctggttaccagtgtaaaaaaaaaaaaaaaaaaaaaaaacacaaacagtacatactcaccttcgtgtctcccggcgtccgcttcctgcactgactgagcgccggccctaacagcagagcggtgacgtcaccgctgtgctgtggtttcactttccggctggcagtgcgggaagcggacggcaagggacctgacagacaccggaatgcgagtatgtactgtttgtttttttacatttacgatggtaaccagggtaaacatcaggttactaagtgcagccctgcgcttagtaacccgatgtttaccctggttaccagtgaagacatcgctgaatccgtgtcacacacacacaccgattcagcgttgtcagcgggacctcaacgaccaaaaaagggtccaggccattccgacacgaccagcgatctcacagcaggggcctgatcgctggtacgtgtcacacatagcgagatcgctactgaggtcgctgttgcgtcacaaaacttgtgactcagcagcgatctcgctagcgatctcgctatgtgagacggggccttaactgcaaGTTATTGGACTCCCAAGAAATGTCAGTGTTACAAACCCCTTAGTATCACCATGTTATGGGACCTAAAGTCTGACAACCAATGCCATCTGACCTTTGTGATTTTTATCCCGTTTTACTAGGCTACTAGTTGGTACGTATTGAACAAGTGTTAAACATGAATtgtatggataaaaaaaaaaataaaattctgcgTTATGAGTCATTTGATTTATGGCCTTATTTAGACTCCTGTACAGGTGTCACTCAGACCACATCCATTATAATCTGTGGGGCTGTTTATGTTCATTCATGTTTAAGTGCAGAGGCAGTAATGAGGGGAATGGAATCATGGAGATATgtccaaattatatatatatatatatatatatatatatatatatatatatatatatatatatatattttacaaaatAAATTTAATATAAATGTATAATCTCGAAATGAGGCCAGCAACTACAGTCATTCCTATACTCCATTTAAAGATATTGTTAATTAAGTGCACGTTTCAGTATCATTTCCCTCTGGTTCTAGTTtgctacaaaaaaataaaaaataaatctggaAAGCAGCCAAAGTTTCCACCAACAAGTCCCAGAGGAACTGCCTGTGGAAGAACCAAAGACCATTGGGACTGCACAATCACAGCATCATTACCCCCTTAGGGCCTTAATAATGACAGTTTCAATAACATGGGACAAAAGGAGAAAGTCATGTCTGTTACATCCTTGTGTTAAAAAGTTCTTACCAAGTAAAATATCACGCTCTACTTCTAAATATGCAAGGTTCAGGTTAAACCTCACACCAAGGGGGTGAAAGCATTGGTAATAAGACTAATTGGTATGAAGCCTCaggcaagaagaaaaaaaaaaaaagtttagtaagTCAATACACAAAATATAAGACACGATAGGCATATTAGTATTTCAATGCAGATTGAAGTTTATTGTTAAATATACAGTTACTTCAAGACACTGAACGGTAACTACATAAAACCAGTGACAGTTACTTACACAAAAACAGTACCCCAAAGTGACAGATAGAAAGACACTAGAGACAGATGGGCAAGTAAGAAGTCTAAAGTAAGACAATCCTAAAGTTGGTTTCCAGTAACTCGTATAGTCTTCTCAGCAGTGGCACCTTCTTGACATTGAAGCGCTGTCACAATTCTTAAAGTGCAGTGCATGAAACCCCTTCAGATTCCTGCTTGGTTTCCAAAGTTAGATTATCATACACAAGTCCCTTCCATACCCCCTTTTCCTCAAAGTGCATGCTTTCCCCACTCACTTCGTGCTTGCGGACAGAGGCAATGAATGGGAGGGAAACATTTTCCATTTTGGAAACCACTAACTGAGCTGTAACTTTACCACGCCGTGGGACATCAACTGTGACACGTCTCCTTTCTGCTATTGACCTATTGACAGTGGCGATCTTCTGGAAATGACCATTATAAGTTATAGTTCCTTCAAAGCCCAAGACAGAAAATGAAGTAGATAATTTGGAGTCAAGTGCCCAAGTATTTTCCCATTGAGTTGTCTCAGTGATTCTGGTCTCCCAACTAAAAGTGAAATCATGACTCTGGACTTCATCCGTTTTGTTGACAAAAGTCTCCTTCTTAAGCACATATGGGCGGCAGACAATCTTGGAGATGTCATGCAATTCAACGTCCGAGATATCAAAAGAAGGGGCATACAAGTCACCCATCCCAGTACGAAACCGACAACAGTCATCCATACTGGAACGGCCAACTTCAATGACATTACCATGGTATCGAAAGTTCCGGAACACAAAGAGGCCATTGAAGGCCTTGAACAGAACCCTGTCACCATCATGAAACACTTCAAACTCACAAGACTCATCTGGGATGCTTTTCTCTGTATCCAAATAGAAAACACCTTCTTTGTCTGCACAGCTGACATATGAGTCTCGAGAATCCTTCAGCATAATCTTGCCATTTGGAAGCAAAGTGATGAGAAACTTGCTGTTAAGGTCCTTCAACTCCCGGACTTGGACCAGGTATTGCTTTCCATTACAACCCGAGGACAGGAACATGTCATTGTCAGTCTGGAAGGAGACACCTTCCTCAGTAAACAAGTACATAGTGAGGGGTCCAAGACCTCGGGAAACCCcctaaagagaagaaaaaaaataatattacacAATAAATCCAACAGACTTTTTGCTCTCAAGCATCACACAGCCACCATTTTCATTTCAAACCTCAACTGGATGACAGCCATTTTTCCCCCGGCAACAGACATCAGGGTCAGTTTGTAGGCCCACTGTGACATATGCATGACATCTGTCCTACTAAACTGTAGAGACATTGGCATGTTACAGGGCTCAATTTACTCATTTTCACTAGCTGAATTGCACAAGGACAGAACTTAGAGGTTGTCCAGTATTTTAGCATTTATCACTCATCTTTAGCCTGACCCCCAAGCACCCCCAGTGGTTATAGGAGGCTGCCGGCCAGAATTACTCACTTGTCAAGCTGCTCCATCTTCTGGTAGTGGCTGAGGCTTGGTACTGCACACCCACCTCCTACTCAAAGCAATAGGACATGAATGTGTAGTACCCTGCTTTGGCCACTATCAGTAGATGGCCAACAGCTGCCAACACCAAGAACAGCTGATTGTGCTggagccagggccggttttaggcaaagtggggccctaggcaaaagtttaaaatggggccccaaatgctaacgtattgcaccaacagaaacattttggttgtagctacatgcgctgatttcaggccactaaacgagcgtgatcaacaatattgaagtcattcgccacttgtttccagcctctttacactggctggggacagaatgatcactagtaaatcaatctgtccccatacagtatcatcttagcagaatatctgcagttttaactgggcgatgtgctgatgagaacaatgatttttgttccggcatatactgtacatacatacaccgtacatacacacagatacacataccatacatacacagacatacaccttacatgcatacacacatacagttatatacacagatagtatacacataccgtacatacatataccatacatacacacaaatacacatacatacaccgtacgtagacacacagatacacatacaaatacagtatatgcaaacacatacatataccatacatacacacagatacacatacatataccatcatacatacacataccgtgcatgcacacatgcatataccgtacattcacacaaatgccgtacacatataccgtacatacacacagatacacacacatataccgtacatacacagatacagttatatacatatagtacacacataccgtacatacatataaaatacacccaaatgcacataccgtacatacatacatataccgtacatgcatacacacacatataccgaacatacagatacacatacacgtaccgtacatacacacatacagtatatacacataccgtacacacatatacatacacatatactgtatgtacatgcacataaacatacatatataccatatatccatacaaatttatttcacatacacagatacacacatactgtacatgcatacacacacacagccatacaactgtaccatacacacacatatactgtacatacacagatacacacagatagaaacatacacatagatacacacagatgcacacatacatatacaagcatatacatacatacatactactcttgtataggtgatcagatgagccctgcaggtcagttcagctggagagggctgcagaccccactgtgggggatggggcacagagcagacagcacctgatgataaattcccagtaagggaggaaaagactcaaattcaaaaagttccatgactaaaattataaagagataagttataaagagcactataactgcacattacttttcaggtcacttcacagcatacattttgctgccgtgctgcccctgcagtgagctcctcccccatctcttctctgtgaggagacgctgcagcctgctctgaacagaacagtggagggagcagaagaccccctgtaagtcctgctcttcctccactgatgtctctatgtgctgtgcagccggggcccctgactgtaggcgagtactcacgattgggacgctccatgcagggggacagacggcagccagtgagcgctctcctcagtctggtcactgtgaggtaaggaaagcgttcattggccagcgtctctccctgcatgacacgccccctttttgatctcctgcacttcgcgcccgctctctccccgacactcggtgttccatgattacaggagggagtgagaggggcccgaccctgcatgataccgggcctgcctgcaggggcccccctccacctctgggccctggagcagtgccatcaacagtatgtctgcccctggctgggggcccctagggcagagggggccccaggcagctgcctagtctgcctgcccctaacgccggccctggctggAGCCTTAAGAATGGGGCAAAGTAAGAGCAGTGGACAATCTCTTCaaagttaatgagaaaaaaagaagaaaagtttgTTAAAATGGAccaaaaatttaaataaagttAGAGAAACTTCTTACCATCTGGAGAGTACAGGGGCTGAGCAGCTCCTGTGAAGTATAAAGAACATAGTCAGATGGTAGTAGCGAGTAGACAGATTGTGGCTATGAGTTTTCTGACTAAACCATAGGCAGGGACAGTGTTAGGGAGTGATGGGCAATTGTCCATGGCCTTCAGCATCTACCGTAGGGAATACACAAATAGTGAAAGttcctagaatgtatgggctcctggtggtttATATTAGCCAAAAAAAGGTTGCATCCAATAAATGGGTGCCTGAGAACAAGGGGAGAATATGAACACACCACTTAGTGTCAGCAGAAGTGTTAGAGAATGGTGGTATACAGCCATAAATTGATAAAACAAAATGTATATAGATATTTGTTATATTAAACAAATGGTTAAAAATAAggtgtagattaaaaaaaaaaaaaaaaaaaaaaaaaaaaaagatagatgaCTAAAAGCCAGTATATGATCACAATATGCAGGATAAGTATGTGAACAGTAAAGTGCTCTAGTCTTAGGAAACGATGTGGGGCAGGGATGGGTGTACTCTGTATACATGTCTGTCACATACATTTATAAATCCCAGCTGCAGACAGGAGTCCATAGGTGTATGTATACAGGTCAGCAAGTCACCCAAGGAacaaaaatgctgcctattcaggtTTATTGGATTGTTCTCAACAGCACATTGCCTGGTGTAACCTgcagatgtgctgccgataacatgggGACAAATTGATCGTtttgtgcccatcattcttcctcagccagtgtaaaaaGGCCGTGAAACAAGCACAGAAGGACTATAAATATTGTCACATTCATTTAACAGCCTGAACTCAGCCCATGTAAATATAACCTAAATCTTTGATTAGGATGGTGCCATAGGTCAGCATTTAGGACCCCCTGCCTAAAGCCTGCCCTGACAGAGCCATCCACAGGTGACCACCAACCAAGCTCTGTAGGAAGAGATTAAGCAAAGATGATGCATGGATTATCACAGCACTTGTATTCATTTCAGTGGTCCATAGCACAAAACAAATCCACAAGCAACAAACATTACATTTAAAACCAGCCTTAATCCACCATTACTGAGATCCCATTACTTATTAGAGAAGGCCCCAGGCAGCAGATCTACAAACCCACCATACTGCCTACAGATACATACCCTACAACTGTCATTCAGTGCCTTACACATACCCGCTGTATACACCATATACCAGTCCCTTCCCTCCTATATATAGCCAGGATTCCCAACGAGTACTGCCATTCTCCCCTCCCCCTGGAAAATTAACTTTTTGGGAAGGACAGGTGATCTGGGTTATTCCTAATGAGAGACTGGAGATGgggataggctatgtgcacacgttggaaatttccagcggatctgcagcgttttttaagctactttcacactgtttcacacttttgtatggcgcattcactgctagcgtcagtatgttgcaacgacgcaattcggcgtgcgtcgtccgacgctagtgtgaaagtagccttaccgtgcagaaatgctgcagatccacaagtgatttacaatacaatgtaaatcagtgagaaaaaaaaattctgtgctaatggtgcggaaaattcagcatggaaaagctgcggattaaaagaaggagcatgtcacttcttttgtgcgaatctgcagcgtttttgtacccatttcattatagaaatccgcaggggtaaaagcgcatgaaatccacacaaaatccgcagcaaatccgcacaaaaaaagcaac is a window of Ranitomeya variabilis isolate aRanVar5 chromosome 2, aRanVar5.hap1, whole genome shotgun sequence DNA encoding:
- the LOC143809289 gene encoding uncharacterized protein LOC143809289, producing the protein MVYTAGMCKALNDSCRELLSPCTLQMGVSRGLGPLTMYLFTEEGVSFQTDNDMFLSSGCNGKQYLVQVRELKDLNSKFLITLLPNGKIMLKDSRDSYVSCADKEGVFYLDTEKSIPDESCEFEVFHDGDRVLFKAFNGLFVFRNFRYHGNVIEVGRSSMDDCCRFRTGMGDLYAPSFDISDVELHDISKIVCRPYVLKKETFVNKTDEVQSHDFTFSWETRITETTQWENTWALDSKLSTSFSVLGFEGTITYNGHFQKIATVNRSIAERRRVTVDVPRRGKVTAQLVVSKMENVSLPFIASVRKHEVSGESMHFEEKGVWKGLVYDNLTLETKQESEGVSCTAL